ATAAAAAATGAGATTGGTAGTGTATAAAACAGGATGTCCGGCAATACGAACATATAGAGTTTTACCATATCCAAGAGGGAGAGTTTAATGATCGCCGTATAGGTTGCAAGCTTGATCGAGAAGATCATTGAAGCAATCACAAACAGCGGTAAAAACATCGATAAAAATACCGACGAGAGGTTTGAAAGTATATAACGTCTGAGTTTATTCATTAAAAGTTTGCCTCAATATATGCATAAATTTGTGTATCGTAGATAAAAGTGATAATTGTTGCCAGTGCTAAAAACGGCACAAATGGAACACGTTGTTGCTCCGGGGGTCTGTTTAAAAGCAAAAGCATAACTGGCAGTGCTAAAAGTGCCGATAAAAATACAGCAAAAAGTCCAAGTTTGATCCCTAAAAGTGCACCCATTGTAGCGGCAACCATAATATCGCCTTCACCCATCGCCTCGATCATAGGAGTGCGATCGTAGTGTTTATTCCACGATGTTTTTGTTTTTAGTCCTGCACGATATACAGATGATGTAAGATAATATGAAAGTGCAAAACGAAGGAGAGTGAAACCACCCGCAAAAAGAAGAGCATTTTGGGCATTTTCTAAAAATGACGGGATTGAGAAAGCTCCGAAAATTGCAAAAACAATTGCTAAAAGATTAAGAGAATCAGGCACCATTTTATACTTAAAATCGATCATAGAAAGAGCCAGCAGCATTAAAAAACTCATAGCTACCGAAAATGCAGGGATATTAAACCCGTATTTCAGTGCTACCAAAAGAAAAATAACTCCTGAAGCAAATTCAATTAAAGGGTATTGAATAGAGATTTTCGTTTTACAGTAAGCACATTTTCCGCCAAGAACAAGCCAAGAGATCAAAGGGATGTTATGCCAAGGTTTAAGAGGTGTATTGCATGATGTACAGTGTGAAGGGGTAAAAACAACGCTTTCACCTTCTGGAATGCGTAAAATAACCACATTTAAAAATGAACCGAATAAAACTCCAAACAGTGCTGCTATGAATAACTCTATCATTTTAATCCACCAAATCGTCTTTCAACTTTTTTAAATTTTTTAATTATTTTATCTAACTCTTGCGCACTGAAATCGGGCCAGAGAGTATCTGTAAAAAAGAGTTCGGCGTATGCCGCCTGCCAAAGTAAAAAGTTAGAGAGTCTGTGGTCTCCACCCGTTCTTATAAGCAGATCGACATCTGTTTTACAGTCAAGTACATTCTCAAGCATCTCTTGTGTAATGTCACCCTCTGAGTCTTTGAGTGAGTTAAAGGCACGCAGGATCTCATCTTGTGCACCGTAGTTAAGTGCTAAAGATTGTACTAAACCGTCACAGTGTGCAGTTTTTTCCTCTACCATTTTAATGGTAGCCTGGAGTTGTTTTGAAAATGCTCGAAGATCTCCGATTGGCTCAAAACGGATATTGTTTTGAAGGTAAGTTTCGAGTTCCTGTTTGAGATATTTATCAAGTAGTTTCATTAAAAACTCGACTTCTAGACGTGGGCGCTTCCAATTTTCGGTTGAAAAAGCGTAAAGTGTTAGACGCTCAACCTCTTCGTGAGCTGCACAAAAAGAGGTGATCTCACGTACAATCTTTGCTCCGGCTTCATGACCCACTGAGCGTTTTTTAGAACGTTCTTCAGCCCATCTGCCATTGCCGTCCATAATGATTGCGATATGCCCAAGTTTATTCATCTGAAGATTCTAGCTCTTTCGCATTTTCTAAAATTTCAAATGACAGTTCAAGTTTTGCTGCTCTTGGTAACATTACAGAGTTTTCTTTTGTAATAAATTCTATCTCATTCGTGTCTGTTCCGAAACTAGAAGAGTTTTGTAAGATATTTAAACATACGGCATCTATACCTTTATTCTCAAGCATATTAGTTGCATTCGTTTTTGCACTTTGTGGATCCATTTCAGCTTTAAAACCGACAACCTTGATCCCCTCTTTATTGATAGAACCTAGAATATCTACATTTTTCTTTAATGCAAGTTCCCATTCATCACCCAATATATCTTTTTTAAGTTTACCGCTTTGTGTAAATGCCGGGATATAATCGCTAACAGCTGCAGCCATAAACAAATAAGGTGTCTTTTCAATACGATGGATATGTTCGTCTCTCATCAATGTTGCTTTGGAAATTTTTCCTTTTTTTGCAATGCGGATAGAATCTACTAAATACTCCATCATCTCTGCACTGTCTTCAACGTGGATTTTATGCATATTTTTAGGTAAATCATCACTCAGTTTTGTTGAGATAAGATTAACGTCTGCACCTTTTAAATAAAGTGCCGTTGCAACAGCTGCTGCCATCTTTCCACTTGAAAAGTTAGAGAGGTAACGGACATCATCGATCTTCTCGATAGTACCGCCGCCTGTAACCATCACCATACGATCACTCCAGAACTGATCTTTTAAAAGTTCACGAGCCGTTTCATAAAAGATATCCAAAGGTTCAGCCATAGCACCGTCACCCGTTGTTTTACATGCAAGCTCTTTTGTCTGTGTATCTACTATGGTAAAGTTCGCAATAGCAAGCATTTTTAGGTTTGCCTGAGAGATTGGGTGTTGGAGCATATTCGTATTTGCCGAAGGTGCAAGGATCTTAACATCAGGATAAGCAAGAGCTACTTGAAGTAAGATATTATCAGCTATAGCATTAGCAAGTTTTGCAATCGTATTTGCAGTTGCAGGTGCGATCACCATAATATCCGCCCACTGTGCAAGCTTTATGTGGTTATGATAGGAAGTCCAGTCTTCGTTAGTATCATCTAGAACTTTGTTTGAAGTGAGTGTCTCAAATGTGAGGGGTGTTACAAATTTCTTTGCAGCTTCACTCATAACTACACGAACTTCTGCACCTGATTTTACGAATAAACGTGCCAGTTCAAGCGATTTATAAACTGCAATTGAACCTGTTACAGCTAAAATTATTTTTTTATTTTTTAGTAAATTTTGTGAAATATCCATCTTATATCTTTAGTATTTTATAGTTTGTGTATTTTACCCTAATATACTTAGAGTTCATAAAAGCTATTTTTTCCCAAAAAATTTATAATAAAAATCTTTTACAAGTCGCATCTTTGTACGGCTTATAACCAAGTTGCCGCTAGCAACTTCACCACTTGTAACAGTAGTTCCCGCTGCAATCATTACATCATCTTTGATAGTTACCGGAGCAACAAGTTGCGAATCACTCCCTACAAAAACATTTTTTCCTATTTTTGTTTTATACTTTTTCAAACCGTCATAGTTACATGTAATTGTTCCGGCACCAATGTTTGTACCCTCATCGATCTCAGCATCTCCAAGGTAGCTTAAGTGACCCGCTTTTACCCCTTTAAGTGTAGCTTTTTTTACTTCGACGAAGTTACCGATATGAGTATCTTCGACCGAAGAAGCAGGGCGAAGGTGTGCAAGCGGTCCTACATCAGAATTTTTAACAATACTATCCTCAATTACAGAGTGTGCTTTGATAATAGAGTTTATAATTTGAGAATTTCCTGTGATTCTTACACCGTTTTCTAGATGGCACTCTCCTTCAAAAGTGGCATCTTCTTCTATATAAACAGTTGAAGGCAGCTGCATACTGACACCTGCATTCATCCATTTTGTTCTGATGCGATCTTGCATAATTGCTTCAGAGTCGGCTAAATCTTTTTTAGAATTTACCCCTTTAAAATGTTCCTCATCAACTAGAAGAGGAGATATCGAAAGGCCATCTTTTTTCGCCATAGCGATTAGATCTGTAAGGTAGTATTCTTTTTGGGCATTATCGTTTGAAAGAAGAGGTATATATTTCTCTAAAACATCTTTTTTAAACGCATAGATACCTGCATTTACTGTAGTAACATTGAGTTCAGCCTGATTTGCATCTTTTTGCTCTACAATATACTGTACTTGATTGTTGTCGATAACAACACGACCGTATCCGTTTGGATCTTTTAGATCGAAAATACTCATAATGATATCTGCATCATTATGTAAAAAACCCTCTAATGATTCTGCCGTAATTAAAGGCATATCACCGTTTAATACCAGTACCTTATCATTCTTAGGTGCTACATTTTTCATAGCCCCGCCTGTTCCCGGGAAATTTTCGGCATCCTGTTCAACAAAAGTTATATCGTCAAAATACTTTTCTATGCTCTCTTTTACTTTCTCTTTTTGGTGTGCGATAACTACCGAGACATCATTTGAAATATTTTTTGAAGCTTTTATGATGTGGTAGAGCATAGGTTTTCCAGAAATGTCATGTAAAACCTTTGCTTTGTTTGATTTCATGCGGCTTCCTTTTCCTGCCGCTAAGATAACTATACTAATACTGTCTAAATTCATTATTACTCTTCACTTTCTGTTTAATTTCAAAATTTTACCATAAATGTTAATTTAATTTGTGGTATTATAATGTGTTTATAAAATTTTATAAGGTTTGTGATGGATTTAGGTACGGTCATTGGTCTAGTGTTGATTTTGGCTCTTTTATTTGGAGCTATGGCGATGGGTGTTGGTATCGGTGCCTACATAGATATTCCTTCTGTTTTAATTGTTATCGGTGGTTCAATAGGTTCATTAATGATCGCTTTTAAACCGGCGCAGATGAAAAAGTTTACGAAAATTTTCATGATAGCTGTTAAACCGACTGAAGAGGATGTAAACGATCTTATAAAAAAACTGGTCGAATTTGCGACAAAAGCCAGAAAAGAGGGGATACTCGCTTTAGAAGGTGATGTAAATAACGAAGAGAATGAGTTTTTGAGAAAAGGACTCTCTATGGCGATTGACGGGAGTGAACCTGATACGATTCGTGATCTTTTAGAGATAGATATGGAGCAAACTAGTACACGCCATAAATCGTATGCTTCTATTTTTTCAACTTGGGCGGGACTTGCCGGAGCGATGGGTATGATTGGTACACTTATCGGTTTGGTTGCGATGCTTTTAAATATGGCAGACCCTTCAGCGATCGGTCCATCAATGGCGGTTGCCTTACTTACAACAATGTACGGTGCGATGATTGGTAATATCTTCGGTGCGCCGATTGCTAATGTTTTAAATATCAGAGATGATGATGAAACAATGGTAAAGCAGATCGTATTAGAGGGTATTATGTCTATTCAAGCAGGTGATGCTCCAAGGGTTTTAGAAGCAAAACTTCTTGCATACTTAGCTCCGTCTGAGCGTTCAAGCCAGTTTGATTAACGGATAACTGATGGCAAAGAAAAAGTGTCCTGATTGCGAAAAGTGTATGCCGGCATGGTTAGCTGCCTTTGGAGACTTAATGTCTCTACTCCTTTGTTTCTTCGTATTACTTCTCTCTATGTCAAGTATGGATGCCAAAAAGGTTTCGGAAGCTATCGGATCTCTTAGCGGTGCCATGAGTGTACTAGAAGGTGGAACAAAAACCGAAATCTCTAAACAGCGTATTCAAGAATCGACTCCAATTGAAACAAGAGACGAAACGAGTCAGACGGTAAATAGAATTCAGCAAGCGATAGCTGAAGCTAATGAGATGGTTAAAAAAGAGCAGGGGCCTGAGATCACTTTAGAAGAGGCACAAGAAGGTTTTGTTATTAAACTCCCT
Above is a window of Sulfurimonas marina DNA encoding:
- a CDS encoding prepilin peptidase encodes the protein MIELFIAALFGVLFGSFLNVVILRIPEGESVVFTPSHCTSCNTPLKPWHNIPLISWLVLGGKCAYCKTKISIQYPLIEFASGVIFLLVALKYGFNIPAFSVAMSFLMLLALSMIDFKYKMVPDSLNLLAIVFAIFGAFSIPSFLENAQNALLFAGGFTLLRFALSYYLTSSVYRAGLKTKTSWNKHYDRTPMIEAMGEGDIMVAATMGALLGIKLGLFAVFLSALLALPVMLLLLNRPPEQQRVPFVPFLALATIITFIYDTQIYAYIEANF
- the coaBC gene encoding bifunctional phosphopantothenoylcysteine decarboxylase/phosphopantothenate--cysteine ligase CoaBC; protein product: MDISQNLLKNKKIILAVTGSIAVYKSLELARLFVKSGAEVRVVMSEAAKKFVTPLTFETLTSNKVLDDTNEDWTSYHNHIKLAQWADIMVIAPATANTIAKLANAIADNILLQVALAYPDVKILAPSANTNMLQHPISQANLKMLAIANFTIVDTQTKELACKTTGDGAMAEPLDIFYETARELLKDQFWSDRMVMVTGGGTIEKIDDVRYLSNFSSGKMAAAVATALYLKGADVNLISTKLSDDLPKNMHKIHVEDSAEMMEYLVDSIRIAKKGKISKATLMRDEHIHRIEKTPYLFMAAAVSDYIPAFTQSGKLKKDILGDEWELALKKNVDILGSINKEGIKVVGFKAEMDPQSAKTNATNMLENKGIDAVCLNILQNSSSFGTDTNEIEFITKENSVMLPRAAKLELSFEILENAKELESSDE
- a CDS encoding motility protein A, which codes for MDLGTVIGLVLILALLFGAMAMGVGIGAYIDIPSVLIVIGGSIGSLMIAFKPAQMKKFTKIFMIAVKPTEEDVNDLIKKLVEFATKARKEGILALEGDVNNEENEFLRKGLSMAIDGSEPDTIRDLLEIDMEQTSTRHKSYASIFSTWAGLAGAMGMIGTLIGLVAMLLNMADPSAIGPSMAVALLTTMYGAMIGNIFGAPIANVLNIRDDDETMVKQIVLEGIMSIQAGDAPRVLEAKLLAYLAPSERSSQFD
- a CDS encoding di-trans,poly-cis-decaprenylcistransferase — its product is MNKLGHIAIIMDGNGRWAEERSKKRSVGHEAGAKIVREITSFCAAHEEVERLTLYAFSTENWKRPRLEVEFLMKLLDKYLKQELETYLQNNIRFEPIGDLRAFSKQLQATIKMVEEKTAHCDGLVQSLALNYGAQDEILRAFNSLKDSEGDITQEMLENVLDCKTDVDLLIRTGGDHRLSNFLLWQAAYAELFFTDTLWPDFSAQELDKIIKKFKKVERRFGGLK
- the glmU gene encoding bifunctional UDP-N-acetylglucosamine diphosphorylase/glucosamine-1-phosphate N-acetyltransferase GlmU is translated as MNLDSISIVILAAGKGSRMKSNKAKVLHDISGKPMLYHIIKASKNISNDVSVVIAHQKEKVKESIEKYFDDITFVEQDAENFPGTGGAMKNVAPKNDKVLVLNGDMPLITAESLEGFLHNDADIIMSIFDLKDPNGYGRVVIDNNQVQYIVEQKDANQAELNVTTVNAGIYAFKKDVLEKYIPLLSNDNAQKEYYLTDLIAMAKKDGLSISPLLVDEEHFKGVNSKKDLADSEAIMQDRIRTKWMNAGVSMQLPSTVYIEEDATFEGECHLENGVRITGNSQIINSIIKAHSVIEDSIVKNSDVGPLAHLRPASSVEDTHIGNFVEVKKATLKGVKAGHLSYLGDAEIDEGTNIGAGTITCNYDGLKKYKTKIGKNVFVGSDSQLVAPVTIKDDVMIAAGTTVTSGEVASGNLVISRTKMRLVKDFYYKFFGKK